A genomic window from Diospyros lotus cultivar Yz01 chromosome 2, ASM1463336v1, whole genome shotgun sequence includes:
- the LOC127794237 gene encoding probable serine/threonine-protein kinase PBL3 produces the protein MGNCFNAKAPPEVGDFANSKPHSEGTKISPSPPLLTIHIPSKKSRTGILPTPRSEDEILSSPNVKAIPFGELKNATRDFQDENLIGEGGFGYAYKGWLDEQTLTAVRPGYETIVAVKMLKHQGFQGHKEWLSEVNYLGQLHHPNLVKLIGYCLEGDDRLLVYELMPNGSLENHLFGRSSLPLSWETRVKIAIGAARGLTFLHSNESPIIFRDFKASNILLDLEFNAKLSDFGLAKAGPTGDQTHVSTRVMGTHGYTAPEYLTTGLSHG, from the exons AGGGGACAAAAATTTCACCCAGCCCTCCACTTCTGACTATCCATATACCCAGTAAAAAGAGTAGAACTGGGATACTGCCAACTCCAAGATCTGAGGATGAGATATTGTCATCACCCAATGTGAAAGCAATACCTTTTGGTGAGCTTAAGAATGCTACTAGGGACTTCCAGGATGAAAATCTTATTGGAGAAGGAGGTTTTGGGTATGCTTATAAAGGATGGCTTGATGAACAGACTCTTACAGCTGTAAGGCCTGGATACGAAACTATTGTTGCTGTCAAGATGCTCAAACACCAAGGCTTCCAAGGCCATAAAGAGTGGCTG TCAGAAGTCAATTATCTTGGCCAACTTCATCATCCAAATCTGGTCAAACTTATTGGCTACTGCCTGGAAGGTGATGACCGGCTATTAGTCTATGAATTAATGCCCAATGGCAGCTTGGAGAATCATCTATTTGGAA GGAGTTCACTACCTCTTTCATGGGAAACAAGGGTTAAGATTGCCATAGGTGCGGCTAGAGGGCTCACTTTTCTCCACAGCAACGAATCCCCAATCATATTCCGTGATTTTAAAGCTTCTAATATCCTGCTAGATTTG GAGTTCAATGCCAAACTTTCAGACTTTGGATTGGCAAAGGCTGGCCCAACTGGGGATCAGACTCATGTATCCACTCGTGTCATGGGCACTCATGGCTATACTGCCCCTGAGTACCTTACTACAGGTTTATCTCATGGCTAG